In a single window of the Pseudopipra pipra isolate bDixPip1 chromosome Z, bDixPip1.hap1, whole genome shotgun sequence genome:
- the OSMR gene encoding oncostatin-M-specific receptor subunit beta isoform X2 → MNHFMLLAVLLPLQTCYATYSQQESDVFPVTYFNVSKDLALQRLLVEWDVVKSAHDAKLAMSFEIQVNRTDETTSTTVLTEFRNVTLDKLGKPLHWIWYSDIPLECMSHAVRIRTKAETSKIWSEWSLWETVLGLDTSNSSEPQIFPRKIILEEGSDTTFCCIGRKGQIIKEFSVLPAVRVFNRTSSRLGLLTMENVRYHHKRPQIHVCCSYSQDHCPAHAAFLVGRAPDIPKDLSCQTQDMRIITCTWSQGRSTYLYGKHSSNYTLFAKSSQKMVQCTRSCFKTCACSWEIGQQRIWNVTVTVENPLGKKTAMDVFNVNHRIYPTAPFPVWQKCTDTEITLHWNYQSNGIELFCQTEVVHPDGKVELHNSSDMHSPHRSITVGGLQPYTEYTARVRCGAAKHFWRWSEWSEARTIRTKEATPSGKLDVWREITPVLGGRNVTLFWKQTPGFRANGRSISYEVTWEKIEDGSRPESISLSSVYNSTRIFIDNHSYKISIMAMNDVNFSLPSVLVISRATDNSTEELKEEQVNGTDDGIFISWKPRYIYDSYIIEWCNFPKLQPCDLQWKRFGPNTSSAVINSAAFVPGVRYNFHIYGSVANRASLLEKKTGYLRELPPLLDPVVDKVELTFNAVTLSWDSYLTNESQPGFVRGYHVYVSPIQENCSLKGSKKHILPDNSELCKYTIENPEEKRYTVEHLMSNTKYKLGVKAYTGGGETLIDKFIYIETPYNYNMLYFLFLLVIVPTLVAAACHWKKKWVKECCCPAIPSPNKSKVLSFKEFKIGSEKVLKINDCIPDMLAMDNKAEAQKLHPWSKLSSVPTEDKTDGHNSSWIYPKENVERDLPPTPISQTHNWFENFAYFSHLDVESDPYQTPETLEANETELVVGLYQPHCYIDIFNEDTASATRETAGRKNGLRYISQRDVHCLGRRL, encoded by the exons ATGAATCACTTCATGCTTCTGGCAGTACTGCTCCCCCTACAGACTTGCTATGCTACATACTCACAGCAAG AATCTGATGTGTTTCCAGTAACTTACTTTAACGTTTCCAAGGATTTGGCTCTCCAGCGGCTGCTAGTGGAATGGGATGTTGTCAAGTCAGCACATGATGCTAAGCTGGCAATGTCTTTTGAAATACAAGTCAATCGAACAGATGAAACTACTTCTACTACTGTGTTGACA GAGTTTCGTAATGTCACACTTGATAAATTAGGAAAGCCTCTTCACTGGATATGGTATTCAGACATACCTTTGGAGTGTATGTCTCATGCAGTGAGAATCAGGACCAAAGCAGAAACATCAAAAATCTGGAGTGAGTGGAGTCTGTGGGAGACTGTCTTGG GCCTGGACACTTCAAATAGCAGTGAACCACAAATCTTtccaaggaaaataattttagaggAAGGCTCTGATACCACTTTTTGTTGCATTGGAAGGAAAGGTCAAATCATTAAAGAATTCTCTGTGCTCCCAGCTGTTCGTGTTTTCAATCGCACAAGCAGTCGACTCGGACTTCTCACTATGGAAAATGTGAGATATCATCACAAAAGGCCTCAGATCCATGTCTGCTGTTCTTACAGTCAAGATCACTGCCCAGCTCATGCAGCTTTCCTTGTGGGTA GAGCACCTGATATACCTAAAGATCTTTCCTGCCAAACACAAGATATGAGAATAATAACATGTACTTGGAGCCAAGGAAGAAGCACCTATCTTTATGGAAAGCATTCATCAAACTACACCTTGTTTGCAAA ATCTTCCCAGAAAATGGTTCAGTGCACACGAAGTTGTTTCAAGACGTGTGCATGTTCTTGGGAGATAGGCCAGCAGAGGatctggaatgtcacagtgacTGTGGAAAATCCGCTGGGAAAGAAAACTGCCATGGATGTTTTTAATGTAAATCACAGAA TTTATCCCACTGCACCTTTCCCGGTGTGGCAAAAATGCACAGATACAGAAATCACATTACATTGGAATTATCAAAGCAATGGAATTGAACTCTTTTGTCAGACTGAAGTAGTCCACCCGGATGGGAAAGTTGAACTG CACAATAGTTCAGACATGCATTCCCCTCACAGGAGCATCACTGTAGGTGGGCTGCAGCCCTACACGGAATACACAGCAAGGGTTCGCTGCGGGGCAGCAAAGCATTTTTGGAGGTGGAGTGAGTGGAGTGAAGCCCGGACTATCAGAACAAAGGAAGCAA CTCCGTCAGGGAAACTGGACGTGTGGAGAGAAATTACACCAGTTCTAGGGGGAAGGAATGTGACCTTGTTCTGGAAG caaacACCAGGTTTTCGAGCAAATGGAAGAAGTATTTCATATGAAGTAACTTGGGAAAAAATAGAAGATGGCTCCAGGCCTGAAAGCATCTCCTTGTCATCAGTCTACAATAGCACCAGGATTTTCATTGATAACCACTCCTATAAAATCAGCATCATGGCAATGAATGATGTTAATTTTTCACTTCCTTCAGTACTGGTCATCTCTAGAGCTACAGATAACA GTACTGAAGAGCTTAAGGAAGAACAGGTTAATGGTACAGATGatggcatttttatttcctggaaGCCCAGATATATATATGACAGTTACATTATCGAGTGGTGTAACTTTCCAAAGTTGCAGCCTTGTGATTTGCAATGGAAGAGATTTGGGCCCAACACTTCCAGTGCTGTGATTAACTCAG CTGCCTTTGTTCCGGGGGTGAGATACAACTTCCACATCTATGGATCTGTCGCTAATAGAGCCTCCTTACTGGAAAAGAAGACTGGTTATCTCAGGGAGCTAC ctcctcttcttGACCCTGTAGTGGACAAAGTTGAACTGACTTTCAATGCAGTAACACTGTCTTGGGATTCTTACCTCACAAATGAGTCACAGCCTGGTTTTGTGAGAGGCTACCATGTCTATGTGTCACCTATACAAGAGAATTGCAGTTTAAAAGGATCAAAAAAGCACATTCTTCCAG ATAATTCAGAGCTATGTAAATACACAATTGAAAATCCAGAAGAAAAGAGATACACTGTGGAACACCTGATGTCAAACACAAAATACAAACTTGGGGTTAAAGCATATACAGGTGGAGGAGAGACTCTCATTGATAAGTTTATATACATAGAGACACCATATAACT acaACATGCTGTACTTCCTATTCCTGCTCGTGATAGTTCCAACCCTTGTAGCAGCTGCATGCCACTGGAAGAAGAAGTG GGTGAAGGAGTGCTGCTGTCCTGCAATACCTAGTCCTAACAAGAGCAAAGTGCTGTCATTCAAAGAGTTTAAG ATTGGTTCTGAGAAAGTGCTAAAAATAAATGACTGCATTCCTGACATGCTGGCTATGGACAATAAGGCTGAAGCCCAGAAATTACATCCATGGAGCAAGTTGTCTTCAGTACCAACAGAAGACAAGACTGATGGTCACAATTCGTCCTGGATTTACCCTAAGGAAAATGTAGAGAGAGACCTTCCACCCACACCTATCTCTCAAACTCATAATTGGTTTGaaaattttgcttatttttctcATCTTGATGTTGAATCTGATCCCTATCAAACACCGGAGACACTGGAAGCGAACGAGACAGAGCTGGTAGTAGGGCTATACCAGCCACACTGCtatattgatatttttaatGAGGACACAGCCTCAGCAACCAGAGAAACAGCTGGCAGAAAGAATGGTTTGAGATATATCTCACAGAGAGATGTGCACTGCCTGGGGAGAAGGCTTTGA
- the OSMR gene encoding oncostatin-M-specific receptor subunit beta isoform X1 — protein sequence MTPGHCEPDLSCAGKGGQRMNHFMLLAVLLPLQTCYATYSQQESDVFPVTYFNVSKDLALQRLLVEWDVVKSAHDAKLAMSFEIQVNRTDETTSTTVLTEFRNVTLDKLGKPLHWIWYSDIPLECMSHAVRIRTKAETSKIWSEWSLWETVLGLDTSNSSEPQIFPRKIILEEGSDTTFCCIGRKGQIIKEFSVLPAVRVFNRTSSRLGLLTMENVRYHHKRPQIHVCCSYSQDHCPAHAAFLVGRAPDIPKDLSCQTQDMRIITCTWSQGRSTYLYGKHSSNYTLFAKSSQKMVQCTRSCFKTCACSWEIGQQRIWNVTVTVENPLGKKTAMDVFNVNHRIYPTAPFPVWQKCTDTEITLHWNYQSNGIELFCQTEVVHPDGKVELHNSSDMHSPHRSITVGGLQPYTEYTARVRCGAAKHFWRWSEWSEARTIRTKEATPSGKLDVWREITPVLGGRNVTLFWKQTPGFRANGRSISYEVTWEKIEDGSRPESISLSSVYNSTRIFIDNHSYKISIMAMNDVNFSLPSVLVISRATDNSTEELKEEQVNGTDDGIFISWKPRYIYDSYIIEWCNFPKLQPCDLQWKRFGPNTSSAVINSAAFVPGVRYNFHIYGSVANRASLLEKKTGYLRELPPLLDPVVDKVELTFNAVTLSWDSYLTNESQPGFVRGYHVYVSPIQENCSLKGSKKHILPDNSELCKYTIENPEEKRYTVEHLMSNTKYKLGVKAYTGGGETLIDKFIYIETPYNYNMLYFLFLLVIVPTLVAAACHWKKKWVKECCCPAIPSPNKSKVLSFKEFKIGSEKVLKINDCIPDMLAMDNKAEAQKLHPWSKLSSVPTEDKTDGHNSSWIYPKENVERDLPPTPISQTHNWFENFAYFSHLDVESDPYQTPETLEANETELVVGLYQPHCYIDIFNEDTASATRETAGRKNGLRYISQRDVHCLGRRL from the exons ATGACTCCTGGACACTGCGAGCCTGATCTG TCTTGTGCAGGAAAAGGTGGACAAAGGATGAATCACTTCATGCTTCTGGCAGTACTGCTCCCCCTACAGACTTGCTATGCTACATACTCACAGCAAG AATCTGATGTGTTTCCAGTAACTTACTTTAACGTTTCCAAGGATTTGGCTCTCCAGCGGCTGCTAGTGGAATGGGATGTTGTCAAGTCAGCACATGATGCTAAGCTGGCAATGTCTTTTGAAATACAAGTCAATCGAACAGATGAAACTACTTCTACTACTGTGTTGACA GAGTTTCGTAATGTCACACTTGATAAATTAGGAAAGCCTCTTCACTGGATATGGTATTCAGACATACCTTTGGAGTGTATGTCTCATGCAGTGAGAATCAGGACCAAAGCAGAAACATCAAAAATCTGGAGTGAGTGGAGTCTGTGGGAGACTGTCTTGG GCCTGGACACTTCAAATAGCAGTGAACCACAAATCTTtccaaggaaaataattttagaggAAGGCTCTGATACCACTTTTTGTTGCATTGGAAGGAAAGGTCAAATCATTAAAGAATTCTCTGTGCTCCCAGCTGTTCGTGTTTTCAATCGCACAAGCAGTCGACTCGGACTTCTCACTATGGAAAATGTGAGATATCATCACAAAAGGCCTCAGATCCATGTCTGCTGTTCTTACAGTCAAGATCACTGCCCAGCTCATGCAGCTTTCCTTGTGGGTA GAGCACCTGATATACCTAAAGATCTTTCCTGCCAAACACAAGATATGAGAATAATAACATGTACTTGGAGCCAAGGAAGAAGCACCTATCTTTATGGAAAGCATTCATCAAACTACACCTTGTTTGCAAA ATCTTCCCAGAAAATGGTTCAGTGCACACGAAGTTGTTTCAAGACGTGTGCATGTTCTTGGGAGATAGGCCAGCAGAGGatctggaatgtcacagtgacTGTGGAAAATCCGCTGGGAAAGAAAACTGCCATGGATGTTTTTAATGTAAATCACAGAA TTTATCCCACTGCACCTTTCCCGGTGTGGCAAAAATGCACAGATACAGAAATCACATTACATTGGAATTATCAAAGCAATGGAATTGAACTCTTTTGTCAGACTGAAGTAGTCCACCCGGATGGGAAAGTTGAACTG CACAATAGTTCAGACATGCATTCCCCTCACAGGAGCATCACTGTAGGTGGGCTGCAGCCCTACACGGAATACACAGCAAGGGTTCGCTGCGGGGCAGCAAAGCATTTTTGGAGGTGGAGTGAGTGGAGTGAAGCCCGGACTATCAGAACAAAGGAAGCAA CTCCGTCAGGGAAACTGGACGTGTGGAGAGAAATTACACCAGTTCTAGGGGGAAGGAATGTGACCTTGTTCTGGAAG caaacACCAGGTTTTCGAGCAAATGGAAGAAGTATTTCATATGAAGTAACTTGGGAAAAAATAGAAGATGGCTCCAGGCCTGAAAGCATCTCCTTGTCATCAGTCTACAATAGCACCAGGATTTTCATTGATAACCACTCCTATAAAATCAGCATCATGGCAATGAATGATGTTAATTTTTCACTTCCTTCAGTACTGGTCATCTCTAGAGCTACAGATAACA GTACTGAAGAGCTTAAGGAAGAACAGGTTAATGGTACAGATGatggcatttttatttcctggaaGCCCAGATATATATATGACAGTTACATTATCGAGTGGTGTAACTTTCCAAAGTTGCAGCCTTGTGATTTGCAATGGAAGAGATTTGGGCCCAACACTTCCAGTGCTGTGATTAACTCAG CTGCCTTTGTTCCGGGGGTGAGATACAACTTCCACATCTATGGATCTGTCGCTAATAGAGCCTCCTTACTGGAAAAGAAGACTGGTTATCTCAGGGAGCTAC ctcctcttcttGACCCTGTAGTGGACAAAGTTGAACTGACTTTCAATGCAGTAACACTGTCTTGGGATTCTTACCTCACAAATGAGTCACAGCCTGGTTTTGTGAGAGGCTACCATGTCTATGTGTCACCTATACAAGAGAATTGCAGTTTAAAAGGATCAAAAAAGCACATTCTTCCAG ATAATTCAGAGCTATGTAAATACACAATTGAAAATCCAGAAGAAAAGAGATACACTGTGGAACACCTGATGTCAAACACAAAATACAAACTTGGGGTTAAAGCATATACAGGTGGAGGAGAGACTCTCATTGATAAGTTTATATACATAGAGACACCATATAACT acaACATGCTGTACTTCCTATTCCTGCTCGTGATAGTTCCAACCCTTGTAGCAGCTGCATGCCACTGGAAGAAGAAGTG GGTGAAGGAGTGCTGCTGTCCTGCAATACCTAGTCCTAACAAGAGCAAAGTGCTGTCATTCAAAGAGTTTAAG ATTGGTTCTGAGAAAGTGCTAAAAATAAATGACTGCATTCCTGACATGCTGGCTATGGACAATAAGGCTGAAGCCCAGAAATTACATCCATGGAGCAAGTTGTCTTCAGTACCAACAGAAGACAAGACTGATGGTCACAATTCGTCCTGGATTTACCCTAAGGAAAATGTAGAGAGAGACCTTCCACCCACACCTATCTCTCAAACTCATAATTGGTTTGaaaattttgcttatttttctcATCTTGATGTTGAATCTGATCCCTATCAAACACCGGAGACACTGGAAGCGAACGAGACAGAGCTGGTAGTAGGGCTATACCAGCCACACTGCtatattgatatttttaatGAGGACACAGCCTCAGCAACCAGAGAAACAGCTGGCAGAAAGAATGGTTTGAGATATATCTCACAGAGAGATGTGCACTGCCTGGGGAGAAGGCTTTGA